In one Cloacibacillus porcorum genomic region, the following are encoded:
- a CDS encoding polysaccharide biosynthesis protein, with protein MFNKTLLITGGTGSFGHAVLDRFLNTEIKEIRIFSRDEKKQDDMRTEYRNNEKIKFYIGDVRDINSIRNAMHGVDYVFHAAALKQVPSCEFFPLEAAKTNIIGTDNVLSAAIEYGVKKIICLSTDKAAYPINAMGTSKAMMEKVVIAKSRTVDPVKTTICCTRYGNVMASRGSVIPRFVEQIKSGLPLTITEPAMTRFIMNLEEAVDLVVFAFEHAANGDIMVQKAPACTIAVLAQAVKELFNKEAETKIIGIRHGEKMYETLLTKEECAHAEDMGDFFRVPCDKRDLNYEKYFDKGQREMNDIQEFNSMNTEMLDLNAVKQKLLMLPYIQTELAAGGEKYEI; from the coding sequence ATGTTTAATAAGACTTTACTCATCACAGGCGGCACCGGTTCCTTCGGCCACGCGGTACTGGATCGTTTCCTCAACACGGAGATAAAAGAGATCCGCATCTTCTCACGTGACGAAAAGAAGCAGGACGACATGCGCACCGAGTACCGCAACAACGAGAAGATAAAGTTCTACATCGGCGACGTGCGCGACATAAACAGCATCAGAAACGCCATGCACGGCGTGGATTATGTCTTTCACGCGGCGGCCTTAAAACAGGTGCCGTCATGCGAGTTCTTCCCGCTTGAGGCCGCTAAGACGAACATTATCGGTACCGACAACGTTCTCTCCGCCGCCATCGAATATGGTGTTAAAAAGATCATTTGCCTGTCTACAGACAAAGCGGCCTATCCAATCAACGCCATGGGTACCTCAAAGGCAATGATGGAAAAGGTCGTCATCGCCAAGTCCCGCACCGTAGATCCGGTAAAGACAACAATCTGCTGCACACGTTACGGCAACGTCATGGCCTCGCGCGGCTCCGTCATCCCGCGTTTTGTCGAACAGATAAAGTCCGGACTCCCTCTTACAATAACCGAACCGGCGATGACACGCTTCATCATGAACCTTGAAGAGGCTGTTGACCTCGTAGTGTTTGCCTTTGAGCATGCCGCCAACGGCGACATCATGGTACAAAAGGCCCCAGCCTGCACCATCGCTGTTTTGGCTCAGGCTGTAAAAGAACTCTTCAATAAAGAGGCCGAGACAAAAATTATCGGCATCCGTCACGGGGAGAAAATGTACGAGACTCTTCTCACCAAAGAAGAATGCGCCCACGCCGAAGACATGGGCGACTTCTTCCGTGTCCCCTGCGACAAGCGTGACCTCAACTACGAAAAATACTTCGATAAGGGGCAACGAGAAATGAACGACATTCAGGAATTCAATTCAATGAATACCGAAATGCTTGATCTCAACGCAGTTAAAC